A single window of Jiangella alkaliphila DNA harbors:
- a CDS encoding acetolactate synthase, which translates to MSISQRKDLTLNGHAGQHALAVAEAHGVGTMWTLSGAHVFPLYDAVVKAESPTRIVDVRHEQTAVFGAEATAKLTREPGLVVLTAGPGVTNGVSGIAQAYFSGVPLLAVGGRAPAWRWGTGALQELDHPPLLAPITKLATTAHKAADVGPVIDDALSVARSAHRGPVFVDVPMDELYSFADVTLEVTPPAHRPEPDPDSLTAIATLIGEARHPVVVLGSDVWMDGAEQAALHFADESGIPVVANGMGRGVLPRGHRLLVNRARSAAFKNADLVVVVGTPLDFRLGFGTFGGSDGTAPAKVVHVADSPEGLATHVDLAASAAGDLTLVLEGILTAMRATRRWDDWANDLRDQAAAAVERDAPLLASEAEPIHPARIYGELNRILEDDAVVVGDGGDFVSWAGKLIEPGRPGCWLDPGPYGCLGAGAGAAAAARLARPDSQVVLLYGDGAAGMSLMDVDTLVRHDLPVVMVVGNNGAWGLEKHPMRFLYGYDVAADLRPETGYDAVVEALGGAGETVTEPGDVGAALRRAFDAGVPYLVNVQCDPKVAYPRSTTGV; encoded by the coding sequence GTGAGTATTTCGCAGCGCAAAGACCTCACCTTGAACGGGCACGCCGGCCAGCACGCCCTGGCCGTCGCCGAGGCGCACGGCGTCGGGACCATGTGGACGCTGTCCGGCGCTCACGTCTTCCCGCTCTACGACGCCGTGGTCAAGGCCGAGTCGCCCACCCGCATCGTCGACGTGCGGCACGAGCAGACCGCCGTCTTCGGCGCCGAGGCGACCGCGAAGCTCACCCGCGAGCCGGGCCTGGTCGTACTCACCGCGGGCCCGGGCGTCACCAACGGCGTCAGCGGCATCGCCCAGGCCTACTTCAGCGGCGTCCCGCTGCTGGCCGTCGGCGGCCGCGCCCCGGCCTGGCGCTGGGGCACCGGCGCGCTGCAGGAGCTGGACCACCCGCCGCTGCTGGCGCCGATCACCAAGCTGGCCACGACGGCGCACAAGGCCGCCGACGTCGGCCCGGTGATCGACGACGCGCTCAGCGTGGCGCGGTCGGCGCACCGCGGGCCGGTCTTCGTCGACGTCCCGATGGACGAGCTGTACAGCTTCGCCGACGTCACGCTCGAGGTCACGCCGCCGGCGCACCGCCCGGAGCCCGACCCCGACAGCCTCACCGCCATCGCCACGCTCATCGGCGAGGCCCGGCACCCGGTGGTCGTGCTCGGCTCGGACGTCTGGATGGACGGCGCCGAACAGGCCGCGCTGCACTTCGCCGACGAGTCCGGCATCCCCGTGGTGGCCAACGGCATGGGCCGCGGCGTGCTGCCGCGCGGGCACCGGCTGCTGGTCAACCGGGCCCGATCGGCCGCGTTCAAGAACGCCGACCTCGTCGTCGTGGTCGGCACGCCGCTGGACTTCCGGCTCGGCTTCGGCACGTTCGGCGGTTCCGACGGCACCGCACCGGCCAAGGTCGTGCACGTCGCCGACTCCCCCGAGGGTCTGGCCACGCACGTCGACCTGGCGGCGAGCGCGGCCGGCGACCTCACGCTGGTGCTCGAAGGCATCCTGACGGCGATGCGCGCGACCCGCCGCTGGGACGACTGGGCGAATGACCTCCGCGACCAGGCGGCGGCCGCCGTCGAGCGCGACGCCCCGCTGCTGGCCTCGGAGGCCGAGCCGATCCACCCGGCGCGCATCTACGGCGAGCTGAACCGCATCCTCGAGGACGACGCCGTGGTCGTCGGCGACGGCGGCGACTTCGTGTCGTGGGCCGGCAAGCTGATCGAGCCCGGCCGGCCCGGCTGCTGGCTCGACCCCGGCCCGTACGGCTGCCTCGGCGCCGGCGCGGGAGCAGCAGCGGCCGCCCGGCTGGCCCGTCCGGACAGCCAGGTCGTGCTGCTGTACGGCGACGGCGCCGCCGGCATGTCGCTGATGGACGTCGACACCCTGGTCCGGCACGACCTGCCGGTCGTCATGGTGGTCGGCAACAACGGCGCGTGGGGCCTCGAGAAGCACCCGATGCGGTTCCTGTACGGCTACGACGTCGCCGCCGACCTGCGCCCCGAGACCGGCTACGACGCCGTCGTCGAGGCCCTGGGCGGCGCCGGCGAGACCGTCACCGAGCCCGGCGACGTCGGCGCGGCGCTGCGCCGCGCGTTCGACGCCGGCGTGCCGTACCTCGTCAACGTGCAGTGCGACCCGAAGGTCGCCTACCCCCGCTCGACGAC
- a CDS encoding MarR family winged helix-turn-helix transcriptional regulator: MGTDDHARLAADTWRVMFDLLIRSRPERDAVLAHLGLTANEYKALHSLNAEDGRTMKELAAEWQCDASTATWTVDRLQRLDLAERRVHPTDRRARLVVLTPQGARMRAELIRAMYAPPAEVLALDDAQLRALSAAVSPLRHDRHMDSGTVTA; the protein is encoded by the coding sequence ATGGGCACCGACGACCACGCGCGCCTCGCCGCCGACACCTGGCGGGTGATGTTCGACCTCCTCATCCGATCGCGGCCGGAGCGCGACGCCGTCCTGGCGCATCTCGGCCTGACGGCGAACGAGTACAAGGCGCTGCACTCGCTGAACGCCGAGGACGGCCGGACGATGAAGGAGCTGGCCGCCGAGTGGCAGTGCGACGCGTCCACCGCCACCTGGACGGTTGACCGGCTGCAGCGACTCGACCTCGCCGAACGGCGGGTGCACCCGACCGACCGCCGGGCCCGGCTCGTCGTCCTGACGCCCCAGGGCGCACGGATGCGGGCCGAGCTGATCCGGGCCATGTACGCGCCCCCGGCGGAGGTGCTCGCACTCGACGACGCCCAGCTGCGGGCGCTGTCGGCGGCGGTATCGCCGCTACGCCATGATCGGCACATGGATTCCGGTACGGTGACCGCGTGA
- a CDS encoding TIGR03560 family F420-dependent LLM class oxidoreductase — MKVSISITNYTWPGGGLTDELTRVVRAADQAGIDTVWVADHLLQGDPTCRLEDDMLEAYTTLGYLAGQTERVRLGTMVSAATFRAPALLIKAVTSLDVLSRGRAWFGVGAGYHGDEAAMMGLFLPPTAERFARLEEVLRLAKQMWAGDDAAFETAHYRLERPLNNPNSVTRPHPPILIGGAGEKITLRLVAQYADACNLPDIPDDGQTVRHKLDVLARHCDAVGRPFDEIEKTLAMALAPGESADSFVQRCRVARERGFDHVGLITRGTPWTEETVATVAAAVDGA, encoded by the coding sequence ATGAAGGTCAGCATCAGTATCACCAACTACACGTGGCCCGGCGGCGGGCTCACCGACGAGCTGACGCGCGTGGTGCGGGCCGCCGACCAGGCCGGCATCGACACCGTCTGGGTCGCCGACCACCTGCTGCAGGGCGACCCGACCTGCCGCCTCGAGGACGACATGCTCGAGGCGTACACCACGCTCGGCTACCTGGCCGGGCAGACCGAGCGCGTCCGGCTGGGCACCATGGTGTCGGCGGCGACGTTCCGGGCGCCGGCGCTGCTCATCAAGGCCGTCACCAGCCTCGACGTGCTGTCGCGCGGTCGTGCCTGGTTCGGCGTCGGCGCCGGCTACCACGGCGACGAGGCCGCGATGATGGGCCTGTTCCTGCCGCCCACGGCCGAGCGGTTCGCGCGGCTGGAAGAGGTCCTGCGGCTCGCGAAGCAGATGTGGGCCGGCGACGACGCCGCGTTCGAGACCGCGCACTACCGGCTCGAGCGGCCGCTCAACAACCCCAACTCCGTCACCCGCCCGCACCCGCCGATCCTCATCGGCGGCGCCGGCGAGAAGATCACGCTGCGCCTGGTCGCCCAGTACGCCGACGCCTGCAACCTGCCCGACATCCCCGACGACGGGCAGACGGTCCGGCACAAGCTCGACGTGCTGGCCCGGCACTGCGACGCTGTCGGGAGGCCGTTCGACGAGATCGAGAAGACGCTGGCCATGGCGCTCGCGCCGGGCGAGTCGGCCGACTCGTTCGTGCAGCGCTGCCGGGTCGCCCGCGAGCGCGGCTTCGACCACGTCGGCCTCATCACCCGCGGCACGCCCTGGACCGAGGAGACCGTCGCCACGGTCGCCGCGGCGGTCGACGGCGCCTGA